The proteins below come from a single Actinomycetota bacterium genomic window:
- the aroE gene encoding shikimate dehydrogenase translates to MMGAPWPTSSTRFAGVIGWPVAHSLSPAMHNAALRALGLDWAYLAFPIAPQHLEASVRGLFDAGCSGLSVTIPHKQAVLACCDELTPAVQAIGAANTLVPLGDGRVRGDNTDAEGFLRALDEAAPVALQGRDVLMVGAGGAAKAIAFALEGRGARLRVANRTIERAAALGEPVHFTREAIEAAAAGCALVVNATSLGMGSDDVPPELPLDALGPGTVAYDIVYRQEPTPWLIAAAGRGARTVDGLGMLLHQGAAAFAQWTGTEPPVDAMRAGLTAA, encoded by the coding sequence ATGATGGGCGCCCCCTGGCCCACGTCGTCCACGCGCTTCGCGGGGGTCATCGGCTGGCCTGTGGCGCATTCGCTGTCGCCCGCCATGCACAACGCCGCCCTCCGGGCGCTCGGCCTCGACTGGGCCTACCTGGCGTTCCCCATCGCGCCACAGCACCTCGAGGCCTCGGTGCGCGGGCTGTTCGACGCCGGCTGCTCCGGCCTCAGCGTCACCATTCCGCACAAGCAGGCCGTGCTCGCGTGCTGCGATGAGCTCACCCCGGCGGTGCAGGCCATTGGCGCCGCCAACACCCTGGTTCCCCTGGGTGACGGCCGCGTGCGCGGTGACAACACCGACGCCGAGGGATTCCTGCGGGCGCTCGACGAGGCGGCCCCGGTGGCCCTGCAGGGACGGGACGTGCTGATGGTCGGCGCGGGCGGCGCGGCAAAGGCCATCGCTTTCGCGCTCGAGGGGCGCGGGGCCCGGCTGCGCGTGGCCAATCGCACCATCGAGCGCGCCGCCGCGCTGGGCGAGCCGGTGCACTTCACGCGCGAGGCCATCGAGGCCGCCGCCGCGGGTTGCGCGCTGGTCGTGAACGCCACCAGCCTGGGAATGGGCAGTGATGACGTGCCGCCCGAGTTGCCGCTCGACGCGCTGGGGCCCGGCACCGTGGCCTACGACATCGTGTACCGGCAGGAGCCCACGCCGTGGCTCATCGCGGCCGCGGGGCGCGGCGCGCGCACCGTGGACGGCCTCGGCATGCTGCTGCACCAGGGCGCCGCGGCATTCGCCCAGTGGACGGGCACCGAGCCGCCAGTGGACGCCATGCGCGCCGGGCTCACGGCCGCCTGA
- the mltG gene encoding endolytic transglycosylase MltG, which yields MSPGAPPPGARPPGRRRPQRATPAGRKVLAIVIPITALLVIVIGLWMTWGGDGGGETTQTTPTTIDVLFIEGLRRSEMAEIVQEKTGIPAADYMKATDASALGRRLAGTKKPTSLEGFLFPATYPVDPKKPVTDLVNYQLDTFAQRTEGIRYAAAGRKNLTKYDVLIIASLVEREASTTKERRLIAGVIENRLRARMRLDIDATVQYAVGSWKADLTKDDLAIASPYNTRKYFGLPPGPICNPGEDSIRAAANPIPSKYLYYVSKNDGTDLHYFSTTEAAHIANIKRAAANGGR from the coding sequence ATGAGCCCCGGCGCCCCCCCGCCCGGGGCGCGTCCACCCGGGCGCCGCCGGCCCCAGCGCGCCACGCCAGCGGGCCGCAAGGTGCTGGCCATCGTCATCCCCATCACCGCGTTGCTGGTGATCGTCATCGGCCTGTGGATGACCTGGGGCGGGGATGGCGGCGGCGAGACTACCCAGACCACGCCCACCACCATCGACGTGCTGTTCATCGAGGGGCTGCGCCGCAGCGAGATGGCGGAGATCGTGCAGGAGAAGACCGGCATCCCCGCCGCCGACTACATGAAGGCCACCGACGCGTCGGCCCTCGGGCGCCGCCTCGCGGGCACGAAGAAGCCCACGTCGCTCGAGGGCTTCCTCTTCCCGGCCACCTACCCGGTGGACCCGAAGAAGCCGGTGACCGACCTCGTGAACTACCAGCTCGACACCTTCGCGCAGCGCACCGAGGGCATCCGCTACGCGGCGGCCGGGCGCAAGAACCTCACGAAGTACGACGTGCTCATCATCGCGTCACTGGTGGAGCGCGAGGCCAGCACCACGAAGGAGCGGCGCCTCATCGCGGGCGTCATCGAGAACCGCCTGCGCGCCCGCATGCGCCTCGACATCGACGCCACGGTGCAGTACGCGGTGGGATCATGGAAGGCCGACCTCACCAAGGATGACCTCGCCATCGCGTCGCCGTACAACACCCGCAAGTACTTCGGACTGCCGCCCGGCCCCATCTGCAACCCGGGTGAGGACTCCATCCGCGCCGCCGCCAACCCCATCCCGTCGAAGTACCTCTACTACGTGTCGAAGAACGACGGCACCGACCTGCACTACTTCTCCACCACCGAGGCGGCGCACATCGCCAACATCAAGCGCGCCGCGGCGAACGGCGGGCGATGA
- the ruvX gene encoding Holliday junction resolvase RuvX yields the protein MKALALDLGRARTGVAVSDPTGTLVRPLAVIREVDRPDGAAELDALIAREAPAVIVIGQPLLMSGEAGEQAHHASSFAGRLRSRVDARVVLVDERMSTAEAERRARETGSAADIDSIAACVILESWLAAQREAA from the coding sequence ATGAAGGCGCTGGCGCTCGACCTCGGGCGCGCGCGCACCGGGGTGGCGGTGAGCGACCCGACGGGCACGCTCGTCAGGCCCCTGGCGGTGATCCGCGAGGTCGACCGGCCCGACGGCGCGGCCGAGCTCGACGCGCTCATCGCCCGCGAGGCGCCGGCGGTGATCGTGATCGGCCAGCCCCTGCTCATGTCCGGCGAGGCGGGGGAGCAGGCGCACCACGCGTCGTCGTTCGCCGGCCGCCTTCGGTCGCGGGTGGACGCCCGCGTGGTGCTGGTGGACGAGCGCATGTCCACCGCCGAGGCCGAGCGCCGGGCGCGCGAGACCGGCTCGGCCGCGGACATCGACAGCATCGCTGCCTGCGTGATCCTCGAGTCGTGGCTCGCAGCCCAGCGGGAGGCCGCATGA
- the alaS gene encoding alanine--tRNA ligase, with protein MTTAEIREGFLRYFEREGHLRIPSASLVPFEDDPSVLLTIAGMQPLKSYFLGQSQPPAPRMTSSQKCFRTLDIDQVGRTARHLTFFEMLGNFSIGDYFKDDAIRFGFELSTEVLGFDPEQIWITVFEGMDGVPADDEALEKWVEMGIPRDRIQRLGEADNFWKAGPTGPCGPNTELYLDRGPDFGPDGGPVTGTDRFLEFWNLVFMQYDRAEDGTLTTLPAKNIDTGAGLERLAAILQDKQTVFETDGFRPLVAWAEQASGRAYATDPRVDRAMRVLADHGRAMAFLAADGVRPGNEGRDYILRRIIRRAVSEGAYLGLEPARITGLVDAVADGYGDAYPELLSERSEVIDTVGAEAEQFARTLEQGTRLLEEVLGRSRGGGVISGDDAFRLHDTYGFPLDLTRDAAEEHGLAVDEEGFDRLMGDQRDRARAAGRRGTGVDRQAAEALAARSPVAQFVGYDQLEVVTTVTAVQDLGGTEALAKLATSPFYAEGGGQVPDHGWITGNSGTAEVLDVLRLGDDQVLRIAVDGDLPEGAEVTARVDAAARHATQANHTGTHVLGWALRAVLGDGVRQAGSYVGPDKLRFDFTHRGRIEPDDLAEIERRVNDRVAEDSPVLATVMPRADADSLGAIGLFEEKYGEVVRVVQAGEFSTELCGGCHVTRTGEIGPMVIVSEGSTGAATRRIEAVTGLAAVKHLRAREAALAAEVAQRDERIHALEADLRRARSGRVDVASVAAAAEDLGGARVLAAEVEAAEMDELLQLTDRVKQAVGPGAAVVLGAVADGKALLVANFDDAAQAAGLSASDVMREVAPVVGGGGGGKPGMARAGGKDPSRMAQAIERAWGVLRQPAG; from the coding sequence GTGACGACCGCTGAGATCCGGGAGGGCTTCCTCCGCTACTTCGAGCGGGAGGGCCATCTCAGGATCCCCTCCGCCTCTCTCGTCCCGTTCGAGGATGACCCATCCGTGCTGCTCACCATCGCCGGCATGCAGCCCCTGAAGTCGTACTTCCTGGGCCAGTCGCAGCCGCCCGCGCCGCGCATGACCAGCTCGCAGAAGTGCTTCCGCACGCTGGACATCGACCAAGTGGGCCGCACCGCGCGTCACCTGACCTTCTTCGAGATGCTCGGCAACTTCTCGATCGGCGATTACTTCAAGGACGACGCCATCCGCTTCGGGTTCGAGCTGTCCACCGAGGTGCTGGGCTTCGACCCGGAGCAGATTTGGATCACCGTGTTCGAGGGCATGGACGGCGTGCCCGCCGATGACGAGGCGCTCGAGAAGTGGGTGGAGATGGGAATCCCCCGGGATCGCATCCAGCGCCTGGGCGAGGCCGATAACTTCTGGAAGGCCGGCCCCACCGGGCCGTGCGGCCCCAACACCGAGCTCTACCTCGACCGCGGGCCCGACTTCGGTCCCGACGGCGGGCCGGTCACCGGCACCGACCGCTTCTTGGAGTTCTGGAACCTGGTGTTCATGCAGTACGACCGCGCCGAGGACGGCACGCTCACCACGCTCCCGGCGAAGAACATCGACACCGGGGCGGGGCTTGAGCGCCTGGCGGCGATCCTGCAGGACAAGCAGACGGTGTTCGAGACCGACGGCTTCCGCCCGCTGGTGGCATGGGCCGAGCAGGCATCGGGCCGCGCGTACGCCACCGACCCCCGGGTTGATCGCGCCATGCGCGTACTGGCCGACCACGGCCGGGCGATGGCCTTCCTGGCCGCCGACGGTGTGCGCCCCGGCAACGAGGGTCGCGACTACATCCTGCGCCGCATCATCCGCCGGGCAGTGAGCGAGGGCGCGTACCTGGGCCTCGAGCCCGCGCGCATCACCGGCCTGGTGGACGCGGTGGCAGACGGCTACGGCGATGCCTACCCCGAGCTGCTCAGCGAGCGCTCGGAGGTGATCGACACCGTGGGCGCCGAGGCCGAGCAGTTCGCGCGCACGCTCGAGCAGGGCACGCGCCTGCTGGAGGAGGTGCTGGGTCGCTCGCGGGGCGGCGGCGTGATCTCGGGCGACGACGCCTTCCGCCTTCACGACACCTACGGCTTCCCGCTCGACCTCACCCGCGACGCAGCCGAGGAGCACGGCCTCGCGGTGGACGAGGAGGGATTCGATCGCCTCATGGGCGACCAGCGCGATCGCGCCCGCGCGGCCGGTCGCAGGGGCACGGGCGTCGACCGCCAGGCTGCCGAGGCCCTGGCCGCCCGCAGCCCGGTGGCGCAGTTCGTGGGCTACGACCAGCTCGAGGTGGTCACCACGGTCACCGCCGTGCAGGACCTGGGAGGGACAGAGGCCCTGGCAAAGCTGGCCACCTCGCCGTTCTACGCCGAGGGCGGCGGCCAGGTGCCCGACCACGGGTGGATCACCGGCAACTCCGGCACGGCCGAGGTGCTCGACGTGCTTCGCCTGGGCGACGACCAGGTGCTGCGCATCGCGGTGGACGGCGACCTGCCCGAGGGCGCCGAGGTGACCGCCCGCGTGGATGCCGCCGCGCGCCACGCCACGCAGGCCAACCACACCGGCACGCACGTGCTGGGCTGGGCGCTGCGCGCAGTGCTGGGCGACGGCGTGCGCCAGGCCGGCTCGTACGTGGGCCCCGACAAGCTGCGCTTCGACTTCACCCACCGCGGGCGCATCGAGCCCGACGACCTGGCCGAGATCGAGCGGCGCGTGAACGACCGCGTGGCCGAGGACTCCCCCGTACTCGCAACGGTCATGCCGCGCGCCGATGCCGACTCCCTCGGGGCCATCGGCCTGTTCGAGGAAAAGTACGGCGAGGTGGTGCGCGTGGTGCAGGCCGGGGAGTTCTCCACCGAGCTCTGCGGCGGCTGCCACGTGACGCGCACGGGTGAGATCGGCCCCATGGTGATCGTGTCGGAGGGCAGCACGGGGGCCGCCACGCGCCGCATCGAGGCCGTCACCGGGCTCGCTGCCGTGAAGCACCTGCGCGCCCGCGAGGCGGCGCTGGCGGCCGAGGTGGCGCAGCGCGACGAGCGCATCCACGCGCTCGAGGCCGACCTCAGGCGTGCCCGCTCGGGCCGGGTGGACGTGGCCTCGGTGGCCGCCGCCGCCGAGGACCTGGGAGGCGCCCGCGTGCTGGCCGCCGAGGTGGAGGCCGCCGAGATGGACGAGCTGCTGCAGCTCACCGATCGGGTGAAGCAGGCGGTGGGGCCTGGTGCCGCCGTGGTACTCGGCGCCGTGGCCGACGGAAAGGCCCTGCTGGTGGCCAACTTCGACGATGCCGCCCAGGCGGCAGGCCTGTCGGCGTCCGACGTGATGCGCGAGGTGGCGCCCGTGGTGGGGGGAGGCGGGGGCGGCAAGCCCGGAATGGCGCGTGCCGGAGGGAAGGATCCCTCGAGGATGGCCCAGGCCATCGAGCGCGCCTGGGGCGTGCTGAGGCAGCCAGCCGGATGA
- a CDS encoding DUF948 domain-containing protein → MSWSDVASLALAIFLVVVGMGLFYLFFRLGGLFGQLDNSVEEITDETVPILTRVQVTVDEVNAQLGHVDEIMTTAVSATKSAEQAASTVSKAVTAPARALSGVTASASEALRSFKARRAAGRPSDPPRHESPY, encoded by the coding sequence ATGAGTTGGTCGGACGTCGCCAGCCTCGCGCTGGCCATCTTCCTGGTCGTCGTGGGAATGGGCCTGTTCTACCTGTTCTTCCGCCTGGGCGGGCTGTTCGGACAGCTCGACAACTCGGTGGAGGAGATCACCGATGAGACCGTGCCGATCCTCACCCGCGTGCAGGTGACCGTAGACGAGGTCAACGCCCAGCTCGGCCACGTGGACGAGATCATGACCACGGCCGTGAGCGCCACCAAGAGCGCCGAGCAGGCCGCCAGCACCGTGTCGAAGGCCGTCACCGCCCCGGCGCGCGCCCTCAGCGGCGTCACGGCCTCGGCCAGCGAGGCCCTGCGGTCGTTCAAGGCCCGCCGCGCCGCGGGGCGGCCATCCGATCCCCCGCGCCACGAGAGCCCGTATTGA
- the mnmA gene encoding tRNA 2-thiouridine(34) synthase MnmA, protein MPPYPPEVMRHLAAPVGAGGLSAPDVRGEAGAEDCGDVAVIEIRVHDGHVADAGFRVRGCGATTAAASAACAALVGASLDDALRVSATSLDRELGGLGPERRHGAEIVADAAAGALEQWFGARLGDGGIALRADRVAVAMSGGVDSAVAALLLAEQGLDVVGVTMRLWHDPVAARAERSCCAPETVRLARETCAVLGIPHLTIDAAERFRREVVDSFARGYAEGLTPNPCITCNGEVRFRILSEAAALLGARWLATGHYARVLDPGDSHPKPGDSHPSVTLTRVLGAARDASKDQSYMLARLDPGMLDRLLLPLGELTKDEVRAIAAHRGLPAADAVESQDVCFVGQGGYGPFLERYSGLAPRPGRIVDQQGNEVGTHEGFWRYTVGQRRGLGVAAGDPVYVLATDAARNEVVVGPRPRLGRTAFALEQLIIHDVPDRALDVRIRHHGRPLRGHLLVTGDGTGEVVLEDAAEAVAPGQTAALYDGGRLVAAGTIARAGSGHCTED, encoded by the coding sequence ATGCCGCCGTATCCGCCTGAGGTGATGCGCCATCTTGCCGCCCCCGTGGGGGCGGGCGGGCTGTCCGCGCCCGACGTCCGCGGCGAGGCCGGCGCCGAGGACTGCGGCGACGTCGCGGTGATCGAGATCCGCGTCCACGACGGCCATGTCGCCGATGCGGGCTTCCGGGTGCGCGGTTGCGGTGCCACCACCGCGGCGGCATCCGCCGCCTGCGCGGCGCTCGTCGGCGCGTCGCTGGATGATGCCCTGCGGGTGTCGGCGACATCGCTCGATCGAGAGCTCGGAGGCCTGGGCCCCGAGCGGCGCCACGGCGCCGAGATCGTCGCCGACGCCGCGGCAGGCGCGCTCGAGCAGTGGTTCGGGGCGCGCCTCGGCGACGGGGGCATCGCCCTGCGCGCCGACCGGGTGGCAGTGGCCATGAGCGGCGGGGTGGACAGCGCCGTGGCGGCGCTGCTGCTGGCCGAGCAGGGGCTCGACGTGGTGGGCGTGACCATGCGCCTATGGCATGACCCCGTGGCCGCACGCGCCGAGCGGTCGTGCTGCGCTCCCGAGACCGTGCGCCTGGCGCGCGAGACCTGCGCGGTGCTGGGCATTCCGCACCTCACCATCGATGCCGCCGAGCGCTTCCGCCGCGAGGTGGTGGATTCCTTCGCACGCGGCTACGCCGAGGGGCTCACCCCGAACCCGTGCATCACCTGCAACGGCGAGGTGCGCTTCCGGATCCTCTCCGAAGCCGCCGCGCTGCTCGGTGCCCGGTGGCTTGCCACCGGGCACTATGCGCGGGTGCTCGACCCCGGTGACAGTCACCCGAAGCCCGGTGACAGTCACCCTTCGGTGACACTCACCCGCGTCCTCGGCGCGGCGCGCGATGCATCCAAGGATCAGTCGTACATGCTCGCGCGGCTCGACCCGGGCATGCTCGACCGGCTCCTGCTGCCGCTGGGCGAGCTCACCAAGGACGAGGTTCGCGCCATCGCGGCCCATCGGGGGCTTCCCGCGGCTGACGCCGTGGAGAGCCAGGACGTCTGCTTCGTGGGCCAGGGGGGCTACGGGCCGTTCCTCGAGCGCTACTCGGGGCTGGCGCCGCGGCCCGGGCGCATCGTTGACCAGCAGGGCAACGAGGTGGGCACGCATGAGGGCTTCTGGCGCTACACGGTGGGCCAGCGCCGCGGACTCGGCGTGGCGGCGGGGGATCCCGTCTACGTGCTGGCCACGGACGCCGCGCGCAACGAGGTGGTGGTGGGTCCGCGGCCTCGCTTGGGCCGCACGGCGTTCGCGCTCGAGCAGCTCATCATCCACGACGTGCCCGATCGCGCACTCGACGTGCGAATCCGGCATCATGGGCGACCCCTCCGGGGCCATCTGCTCGTCACGGGCGATGGAACCGGGGAGGTGGTGCTCGAGGACGCCGCCGAGGCCGTTGCCCCGGGGCAGACCGCGGCCCTCTACGACGGGGGGCGTCTCGTCGCCGCAGGAACCATCGCCCGGGCGGGGTCCGGGCACTGCACGGAGGACTGA